Genomic DNA from Halococcus saccharolyticus DSM 5350:
GTTTTTCGAGCATGGGTGGAAGTGGGCGAGGAATCCCCGCAGCACGCGAGCAGGCTACGGGGCGATTACTGCACCGAGACCGTCTCGCCGTATCTCTGGATGAGTTTTTGGAGGTAGACGGCCACCGGGCCGACGAACAGCGAGAGTTGCGCGGCGAGGTCGGCCTGTGATGTGGCCTCGCCCGCGGCGATCAGTGCCAGCGAGACGAAAAACGCCGCGCCGAGGGTGGCGAACGCCTTTGCCGGCTTGAACGATTCGTCCGTCCCGCGGCGTTTCGCGAGGAAGTACGCGAGCGATGCGACGGCAGCGGACGCGAGTGCGCTGCCAACGGTCGTGGCGAGTTCTGGAAGAGCCATGTGTTATTCGATTGTTTTGAAGTTCGCCCACGGGCTCGTGAGGAGGGCGTAGCCGCTCCACGTCGCCAGTCCCGCGAGGATGACGTTACCAGTGAGGCGGAGGGCGAATGACGCGAGTGCGCCACCCACGAACGCCCCGTTGAACGTGAGGAGGAGGCCGACGCCCGCCGCGAGGAACATCCCCGGAACGCTCGGGCGGAAATCCGAGTCGGCGAACGCGTAGAGTAGGACACCCACCGATAGCCACAGCCAGCCGAGGATCGAGCCGATGACGTTCGAGTACCATCGGAGTTCGGGCGTGAGGCCTGGTTCGTTGGGTTCGACGAACGAGAGATAGAGGACGGATGCCGTCAGGACGATCAGGATGCCGGCGAGAAGTGCGAGGTATCGCTGTGCGGCTCGCTCCTTGATTTTATTCATCCTCACCGCCCCCGTCGCCGGAGTCGTCGTCCGACGTGACATCGATCGTGACTGGGCCGGCGGAGATCGAGGTGATGCGCTCCTTGAACAGCAACCCGAAGAGGATGCCGAGCAAGAGGACCAGTACCTGCCAATCGAGCGGGATGCCGTCGTAGATCGAGCCGAGGATAATCAGCCCGAGTAACGCAAAGTGCGTCGTGACGATAAGGTATCCTCTGAGATTCGGTTCGGGAAACATTCATTGTCGATGGGTGTCATGGCGCGGAGTACGTGCCGTGGGCGGTCCCAGCGCCTGCGGCGCGTGCTAGCTATCTGTGGGATCGACGCGGTAGGTCGAACCGTCGATTTCGACGATCAAGTAGTGAAACGGCGAGTCGCTACGTCCAGGGTCCGTGTCGCGGCCGACGACATCGGCCTCGTGGACACGGCCGGTCTGGAGCGGATCGCAGAGAATCGTCTCGGGGATGGAGGGCACTGGAGGACACCGCAGAGAGATGTGGCTACTCGTCGTCGCGGAGGTCGGCGAGGTCGAGCGTCACCGACTCGATCGCTGCATCCAGCCGGGCGTCGAAGGAGTGGTCTTTGACGATGTGCTCGCGGATGTCCGCCATCGACGATTTCGGCGATTCATTGCACCCGTTGACGAGACACTGGTATCGCTCGACTTCGGTATTCTCGTCGACGCGGTCGTCCATGTCCGTCTCGTCAGTAGGAGATTCGGTCGTACTCATGTGAGTTCACACAGGAATTGCGGGTCGCTTTCGTAGCAGCTCGGGCAGCGAACTGGCTCGCCGGCTTCGGATTCGGGGTGGCCATCCCACTCGTGGCCGCACGTCTCGCACTCGACCGTCAGCGTGCCCGGTTCGAGACCGGGTTCGGCGCGCTCGAAGCGCCACGCCAGGTCGTCGGCGATCGCCCGTGTGCCTTTCTTCGTGAGTGAGTATTCGTTCGACCGGCCATTGATTGCCGATCCCTGGACGTAGCCCTCGTCCGCCATCGCGCGGAGGTTCTGGTAAAACCGGCCGTGGTTGAGGTAGTCGGGCATCTCGTCCGCCAGTGCGTCCTTGATGTCGATCCCTATCTGCTCGTCCCCGATGTCCGAGAGGACGTACAGGATCTGGTATTGGAAACGGCTGAGGTCGGTGTTATCCATGTGTTGGGTGTAGTAGAGGCGGTTGGCCTCGTCCTCTGGCGTGTCCTCGTGATTGCAGATAGGGCAGAGTTTCTCGGTTGTCGGGCCGTCAGTCCGGAAAATGCAGGTCTCGCAGGACTTGTGCGGCGTGAACGATGTCTCGGGTGAATAGCCTGCGAGGGCGAGTGTGACTGCTTCCTCGGTGGCCGTCCGGAAGATGGTGCGGTCCTGATCGGCCATCGGGTCGATCGTTTTCAGACCGCCGACGGCTTCGAGCAGGTGTCGCCAGTCGTGCGGGATGGCGTACTCGCGGAGTGTGTGCGAGAGTGTGTCCGCCGCGCGGAGGGCGTCGAGTGGGGTTTTCGCCGTGTCGAACTGGTTCGAGCCGACGATCCCGCAGTTCCGACAGTAGGTTTTCTTGCCGCCCTCTCGGGCGGGGTATTCCCCGCCGCCCACCTCGTCGGGGATGTAATCGCGGCCGACGCGCTCGGGCAGGCGATCGGATTCATAGTACCGCCAGTCGAGTCTCCACGTGAACTGTTGATCCGGCTCTGGTGGTGGGATCTCGTAGTTCACGAACGGGGAGTGCCGGGCGCGCTTCTGACTCGTGTCGGAGTTCTCGCGCTCGGCACGTGACCCGTGTCGGAAGAAACATCGTGAGCAGACGGCCGGATTCTCCTCTATGACGGTTGTGAACACGTCCTCGCGGACATCCGCGTAGGTCGTGTTGGATCGGCCCCGGTTCGGGAGAGGGTCTTCGCTCGCGTCTCGAATCGGCCGTGTCGGTGGTGTAGAGCTTGACACTGTCGTGCTGTCTCTCGGTTGTCGCTGGCTGGGTGGCTATCCAGACAGATCGAGAGACAGACGACGCTGAAAGGTCGTGGGACGGACCAGGACTGTGACATCCCGAGTGCCCACTTCCGGGCTGGTGCCCGGCAAAGATCTATACGCCATTGTTATCGTTGGGGTGACTTAAATGTTCCCCACGCGTAGGGTATCAGGACGTTATACGTGCCGGCGGGTCGGCACAGGATTGATGCTACGGGAGACACGTTGGCGTAGTGGCGGGAGACGTCTATTGGGGAAGGGAAGGCGTCCTCCCGCTATCTTGCTGGCTGCTACTTACCAGCCATCGGCTTTCTCTCTTGGGACGGTAGCGGTGGCGTGCAGTTGCTTAACGAACTCCCGCCCACACTCGGTACACTCGCCCACGATCCCATACCAGTCGCTACTCGTTTTTCGGATGGTGGTGGCGTCGAACTCCACATCGCAACCAAGCCCGTCTGGGTGGTCATGATCTGGTTGCTTGCTCATGGGTGTGCCACCACCACGTCACACCCAGGGCACTTCCAGAGTAGGTCGTCGCCTTCGGCCGGATCGCCGAGTGGCTGAAACTCCGAACCGCAGACGAGGCACGGGCCTGTCGGCGAATCGGGGTCGTATCGAGTCTCGTCGTATTCGACCCCCGATTCAACCCACTGCTGTTCGGGGGCGTCTGTTGTGTTGTTCATTGCTATTGGTCGGCCCCTTTCCAGTAGCAGTTTGCGCAGCGATAGTGCCACCTACCGTTCTCGGGTACGTACTTGATTATCTCCGGATCGTCGCAAGAGCAGAACCGATCGCCGACCACGATCTCTACCCGGCGAGTCTTCCCCATCTGGCGAAGTGTGTCTTTCTGGTTGTGGGCCTCTTCAACCGCATTCCAGTAATCGTTGAACTCGCCGGTAAACGCTCCTCTTCCCCCGACTGCCCATTTACCATCGGGTAGAGGTCCGACGCGAATTGCCGGCGGGGTCGGTGTGAGCTTGCTGAGTAGTCCCATCGTTAGCTATCCTGTAGCTCTTTACCGGGTCGCTTTGCTTGCTCAACGTCGAACTCGCCAGTGATGTTCATCGTCTCGTCAGTCATTGCTCGTTCCGATTGCGTGGCTATGAACGTGGTCGTGTCCGTGAAGCAGTCCGAACTGAGCCGCACGCGCTTCGGACGCCAGCCATCGTCGAAGAACTTGTCAAGCATCGAACCCGGAACCTCTCGGAAAGTGATGATCGGGTCGAGGTCATCCTCGCCCTCGATCTCGCAATCCCATGTTTTCTTTCGGCCGTCCTCTGTCCACGACATCGTTGCGTCATCCCGAACGCCCTCCATCGGGCGGATCGGCACGGCGAGTTCGAGCCGGTTGTTCAAAGTGTGGTCAGTCATCGCGGTTCACCTCGAACTGGATGAGTCGCTTGCGACCCTCCTCATCCGTAATCGTGCCGCAGCCGAACAGTCGTGCCATTTTGTCGATGTGCTTGTTGTATTCCGCGAGCGTGTCGAACTCGCGCTCGATCGTGATCTGGCCCTCGTAGGTGCGATCGCCGTCCATCGTGAACGCGAGGTCGTCGGCCTGCGTCCGCGCCACCCCGTCGCTCGTGGTTTCGATGTCGGCCGTTTCGATGCCGATGGACTCGACGATCAGCTCCTCGTCGCCGACGGAGAGGGTGGCCTTGGGGTTGTCGTCAGTCATTGATCTCGACCCCCACACCAAACTCCTCGCCCATGTTTCGATAGCGCGCAGTGAGTTCGGGTTTTAGCAACCTATCCGGACCAAGAACGACGACTTGGTTGACAACCTTCTCAATACCGTCCATTGGACCCGACAGGGTGACTGTGAGAGGGCCATGCTCAATCTCCATCCGAGGGTCGTCACTCGTCATTGGCTGCCTCGTGTACTGCCTTTATTTCAACCGCTCTTTCGAGTTCCTCGCGGTGGGTCGTCCAGATGTGATGGCCCATATCGTGCGACTTCTGTTCCTCGCAAAACGGGCATTCCTCGTGGCGTGAGTCGCTCCCGCTGAGTTCGCCCCGGAGGTCTGTGAGGTCTGGTGCCTCTTCTATCGTCTCGTCGTCGATTTGGAATTTCTCAACAGGCTCGCCAGTCTCCTCGGCGAGTTGCTCGGCTGCGGATTTCTCGTCGCGATCGTGTCCGGATTGGCCCTGAACAGCCTGATTGACCATCGCGCCGATGTCCATCAGGCAGTCGCGCGGGGTCCGGCCCTTGCACTGTGGATAGGAGTATTGTTTCGTCTCGGCCACCCACAGCGGCGGTAACTCAATATCCGGTGCTTTTGGGTGGGCTCTATCCTCCATCGTCCGCTGCTCTTTCCAGAGTGTGATTTCGATTTCAGTCATGCTTGAACCTCGTCGGGATCGAAAACCCGGCCCTGCCAGTCGGCCGGCGTCTCGGGGCGTTCGAGTTTGTAGTTGCCTTCGTCGGTGCGCTCGCACTCGTCCGGGCGGCGGAAGAACCACGATTGGTTCGACCACCCCGGCGCGCGCTTCCACCGGCACGCCACGTAGGCCGTGTAGCCCCCGGTGTCGGCGAACGAGAGTAGCTTCTCGACTTCCTCTGCGCCGAGGTAGACCTTGTGATCCTTCCGGACCTTCGCTTCGAGCGCGAACAGGTCGAGATCGCCCCCGTTGTCCAGCGGGTTTTTCGCTGCCGTGAGATCCGGCAGTGGGCGTGATGTCGCCGATCCGCTCGCTGGTGCGCGCATTACGGCGTACTCGTACTGTTCGAGGAGGTCGATCAGCTCGCGCTCGTAGCGTGTGCCTGTCATAGAAACTCCCGTGCCCGGTCGATGCTCTCCTGCTTGGACATGATACGGTAGTGCGTGGGTGCCTCGTCGTCGGGGCACTCACAAGCCATCGGGTCGATGTCGCTGCCGTCGTCGAACGTGATCGCACCCACACAACGACGGCAGATCATCCGCTCGATGGGCGTGCCCTCCGGGTCGTCGCACATGCACCCCACGCCCGGCCCCTCGTCGTAGCGCATCGGCCCCTTGCACTCCGAGCACAGGGTGTCGGCCGCGTCGCGTTCCGGCGGGTCGGCAGTGGCGGCTTCGGCACTCATGGCATGGCCTCCGGCGTTTCCAGCCACTTCGATCGAGTCGATGTCTCGGGTGCTTCGACCGCCTCGCTCCGGGTGTCGAGCCACTCGCCCTTGCACTCCGTCGAGCACACGAACGCGGTGCCGATCACCTCGCCCAGCGTGGCCTCGGGGTGCGGGACGTGGACCGTCGAATCGACGATCTGGGCCTTCAGGTACTCCCCGGTCATCTCGGTCTCGCAGATGTCGCAGACGAGCGTCATTCGTCGAGTTCCTCCGCCACCTGTTCGATGTTCGCCTGCGCTGCGGCGAGCGTGAGGTCCGCCTGGCCGCCCTCCACGAAGTGTTCGAAGCCCACACCCTGAGAGCGGGCGATCTTGAGGCTGCGGATCGCGTCCTCGATGTGCTTGACTGGGTCTTCAGAGATGCGGGGCTCGTCCGGTGCGTACAGCGGTTCGTCGCTCACCGAACCACCTCCAGAACGCGCTCGCGGAACGCCTCTAAGGAGTTCTCGTTCCGGATCTTCGCGTCGGCCATGAACGCGAGGTCGGTCGTGCCCCACATGCTCTCGCGGCCGTCGCGCTTAGCGAGGTCGCCCTTCTCGAAGTCGGCCTCGTCCTGTCGGCCCCGGCCCTGGAGTCGCGAGAGACGGGTGTCGAACTCCGCGTGGACCCACACGATCTCGAAGCTATCGAAGAACTCGCCGAACAGCGCCGGTGACTCGGTGTCGCGCATCCCGGTAACGATCGCCGGCCGCTCGGGGAACTCGTCGTGCGCTTCGAGTTCGGTGATGGTGTCTTGGGCGACGTAGTCCCCGCCGTCGGTCTCGCGGCGCATCGTCGAGTAGTCGCCTAGCTCGTCGCTCGTGAGTTGGTCGGTGGGCGTGTCGAAGTGCTCGCGTGCGCCCCGGCGCACCAGGTCGCCCGTTTCGATGTTGATCGCGTCGAGTTCGTCGGCGAGGATCTCGCCTGCTTCGCTCTTTCCCGCGGCGGGAAGGCCGATTATGGCGTAGCCTTCGCGGTAGTTCGGGTGGTTCTCGTTGACGGGTTCGGCGTCTTCTGTTAGGAGTTGTGTCATTGGCTGGCCTCCGAGAAACTGCTGGTTGTGTGTCGATCGGCCGTCGCGCCGCGCAGGAACGCAACGCAGGCGTCCAGCGACTCACTGATGAAATCGGCGTGGTCGCGCATCCACGGTGAGAGGTCGTCGCGCTCGCCCTCGAACCAAATCGCCACCGGCATTCCGTCGGTGTACGCTCGATGGACCTCCATCGGAGTACCTCTCGATACGACGAGTTCCTCGCGGGCGAGCAGCGCGTCCGACTCGTCGATGAGTTCCTTGTCGCCGGCCACGAGGTCGGCGTCGGTGATGTAGCAACCCCGTGCGAACTCAGGAAGTGGGATGCCGTCCTCCGACTCGGTGACGATTACGTCGTCCACCGAAGCATCGTACTTGTCCAGTGGGTTCTTGAAGTCCGCGCGTGGGTGTTGGGTCTCGGCCTCGATGCGCCACCCGCTCCCGCCGTCGCCTTCCACTGCGTTCTCGATCGGACCGGCGAGATAGATGGTCGTCATTCGTAGAGTTCCTCCAGCAGTTGCTCGATGTCCGTTTTCGTGTTCGTAATCGTGTGGTCGGCCGACCCGCCACGCTTGAAGTCGTTCCTCCCGACGCCGTGTTTCCGGGCGAGTTCGAGATGGATAATCGCGGTTTTGAGATGGGCGTCGGCCGTCCGCGGTTGGACGGTGGACGTCATCGCAACGCACCCCCATGATCCGCGGCTTCGGCAGGTTCGCCGACCACGTGTTCTGGGTGATTGCACTGGCCGTAGGCGTGGGCTCGTGCCGTCGATGCAGTGAACATCGTCGAGAGTGCCGATGCGGTGCGGACTTCGCCAGTGCGGACGAGTTCACGCCACTCGCGGCAGGTGTCGGCGTCGACGCGGTCTTGGGTGACGTTGCGCGTGTCCCCGCCGAAGAGGTCTGATGCCTCGCCGCTACTCTGGAACGCCTGGATACGCTCGCGCTGCTCGTCGGTCCAGTCGCTCGTGCTCATGCTGTCGCCCCCATCTGGTTCTTGATCGAGCCCGCAGCCTCAGAAGCCGCATTAGCCCAGCCGTACCCCCGGTCGTGGACGTGTTTCTTCGCATCAACCACTTCGGCAGGCGAGGATTCTTCCCAACTCCCGCGTCCCCAAGCCCCCGTATCGCGAAGCCAGTCGATAGTCCGCTGGCGGGTCTCCTCCCACGAGAAGTCCTTCATCTCGTGCCACGAGACGATCGCCGTCACCGACACGTCCTTCACGCCATCGACAGGCCCGTTCTCCCAGACCACCTTGATGTTCTCGTGTGTCGGGGAGAGTTGCGCGCGGTACTCGTCCGGCGTGAGTAGGCGGAGGACTTCCTCGTCGGGTTTGTCCTCGTTCTCGCGCATCTCGTGAGTGATGCGGCCTTCCGAAAGGTAGAGGTCGAGCACCGCATCGTGGATCGCCAGCCAGTTGTTCGGGGCCTCGTCCTTCAGCTCGTCCTCGGAGTGCCGACTCATCGCCAGCGACGAGATGATGTCGACGTGGGCCTCCTCGATCTTGCCGTCCGCGAGACTGGCGAACTTGCAGCCCGGCGAGTGGGCGGCGTTCTCGGTGCGGC
This window encodes:
- a CDS encoding helix-turn-helix transcriptional regulator; amino-acid sequence: MNYEIPPPEPDQQFTWRLDWRYYESDRLPERVGRDYIPDEVGGGEYPAREGGKKTYCRNCGIVGSNQFDTAKTPLDALRAADTLSHTLREYAIPHDWRHLLEAVGGLKTIDPMADQDRTIFRTATEEAVTLALAGYSPETSFTPHKSCETCIFRTDGPTTEKLCPICNHEDTPEDEANRLYYTQHMDNTDLSRFQYQILYVLSDIGDEQIGIDIKDALADEMPDYLNHGRFYQNLRAMADEGYVQGSAINGRSNEYSLTKKGTRAIADDLAWRFERAEPGLEPGTLTVECETCGHEWDGHPESEAGEPVRCPSCYESDPQFLCELT
- the hjc gene encoding Holliday junction resolvase Hjc; its protein translation is MTGTRYERELIDLLEQYEYAVMRAPASGSATSRPLPDLTAAKNPLDNGGDLDLFALEAKVRKDHKVYLGAEEVEKLLSFADTGGYTAYVACRWKRAPGWSNQSWFFRRPDECERTDEGNYKLERPETPADWQGRVFDPDEVQA
- a CDS encoding AAA family ATPase, whose translation is MTQLLTEDAEPVNENHPNYREGYAIIGLPAAGKSEAGEILADELDAINIETGDLVRRGAREHFDTPTDQLTSDELGDYSTMRRETDGGDYVAQDTITELEAHDEFPERPAIVTGMRDTESPALFGEFFDSFEIVWVHAEFDTRLSRLQGRGRQDEADFEKGDLAKRDGRESMWGTTDLAFMADAKIRNENSLEAFRERVLEVVR
- a CDS encoding DUF7474 family protein, whose product is MAYGYKCPQCRTENAAHSPGCKFASLADGKIEEAHVDIISSLAMSRHSEDELKDEAPNNWLAIHDAVLDLYLSEGRITHEMRENEDKPDEEVLRLLTPDEYRAQLSPTHENIKVVWENGPVDGVKDVSVTAIVSWHEMKDFSWEETRQRTIDWLRDTGAWGRGSWEESSPAEVVDAKKHVHDRGYGWANAASEAAGSIKNQMGATA